In one window of Streptosporangium album DNA:
- a CDS encoding TetR/AcrR family transcriptional regulator, whose amino-acid sequence MDGSAVTDGSRTRQREQTRQTLLREGRRLFATRGYGAVGLSEIVRAAGVTKGALYHHFDSKAALFRAVLEEVQQQVAQTVATTAEAQDDPWTRFTAGCQAFLTASTDPDVQRIMLVDGPAVLGWNEWRALDEAASARHLAEALTSLIEEGTIASQPVAPLTHLLSGAMNEAALWLAGSAEPADLADTRTALSRMLEALRVG is encoded by the coding sequence ATGGACGGGAGCGCGGTGACCGACGGCAGCAGGACACGGCAGAGGGAACAGACCAGGCAGACCCTCCTACGCGAGGGCAGACGCCTGTTCGCGACCCGGGGCTACGGCGCGGTAGGACTGTCGGAGATCGTCCGCGCCGCCGGGGTCACCAAGGGCGCGCTCTACCACCACTTCGACAGCAAGGCCGCACTGTTCCGTGCCGTCCTGGAGGAGGTGCAGCAACAGGTCGCCCAGACGGTGGCCACGACCGCCGAGGCCCAAGACGATCCGTGGACGCGGTTCACCGCCGGATGCCAGGCGTTCCTCACCGCCAGCACCGACCCGGACGTCCAGCGGATCATGCTCGTCGACGGCCCCGCCGTACTGGGCTGGAACGAATGGCGCGCACTGGATGAGGCCGCCTCGGCTCGCCACCTGGCCGAAGCGCTCACCAGCCTGATCGAGGAGGGAACGATCGCCTCACAGCCGGTCGCGCCGCTGACCCACCTGCTGTCGGGCGCGATGAACGAGGCGGCCCTGTGGCTGGCGGGATCGGCGGAACCTGCGGATCTGGCCGACACCAGGACCGCCCTGTCGCGGATGCTGGAGGCGCTGCGCGTCGGATGA